One window of Nostoc sp. C052 genomic DNA carries:
- a CDS encoding DUF3172 domain-containing protein: protein MRRKSTGRSATTSKPSVFQSPLFNFTTIAIMGGVLILGIGIGIAFSSTTTLAPSNVASREFIDTKAPNPEICVQYGASAMVMDARLFVTLNPFNVYVAQPSMRPGCVIRQNNWALLEQRKLVTSDQVRDCKNRLNTFGFTGNLDSDKPDIRCIYQNEAAQNFFTAQPGAVGTPQETDRF from the coding sequence ATGAGACGTAAATCTACTGGTAGATCGGCTACTACTTCTAAACCCTCTGTTTTCCAATCCCCTCTATTTAACTTCACCACCATCGCAATTATGGGAGGGGTGTTAATTTTGGGAATTGGGATTGGTATTGCTTTTAGTTCTACAACCACGTTGGCCCCATCGAATGTGGCTTCTCGTGAATTTATTGACACCAAAGCACCAAACCCTGAAATTTGTGTGCAGTACGGAGCCAGCGCGATGGTGATGGACGCTAGACTCTTCGTCACTCTCAACCCCTTCAATGTCTATGTTGCCCAGCCTAGTATGCGTCCTGGATGCGTAATCCGACAAAATAACTGGGCGCTTTTAGAGCAACGTAAGCTGGTGACATCCGATCAGGTAAGAGATTGCAAAAATCGCCTGAACACCTTTGGTTTTACAGGGAACTTGGACAGTGACAAACCTGATATTAGGTGCATATATCAGAATGAAGCTGCTCAAAACTTCTTCACAGCTCAACCAGGAGCAGTTGGAACACCTCAGGAAACGGACAGATTTTAA
- a CDS encoding AMIN domain-containing protein: protein MDQGLKTKQFCQWGKQLFSISILGFYAAIALETCTTAATPGAKLDNWRFSPKTQQLEITLSAGTTPRYFYLAQPSRLVVDLPNTKLGKVNTLQNYSGAIKSIRVSQLNANDTRIVLDLAPGTIFNPKQIQLQPVSRKNSTRWVLRPVISGKTTAVKAGNSSPSTKKQPQTAYKSQPPSNLPVTTTNQQPPLLTVPPPSNELPSAIITNSGQPFVTVPPLTPNTSSQQPALSLPPPSFPNQPNNLNNIPPVGISEFPVPTIPNAPDPQIIEFGQPLPKNR from the coding sequence ATGGATCAGGGACTAAAGACTAAGCAATTTTGCCAATGGGGTAAGCAGCTATTTAGCATCAGTATATTAGGCTTTTACGCAGCGATCGCCCTTGAAACTTGCACTACTGCTGCTACACCAGGGGCCAAACTAGATAATTGGCGTTTTTCACCCAAGACACAGCAACTTGAAATCACCCTCTCAGCAGGCACAACCCCCCGCTATTTCTACCTGGCCCAACCCTCGCGTCTGGTTGTAGATTTACCGAATACGAAGTTGGGTAAAGTTAACACGCTGCAAAATTATTCTGGAGCAATTAAAAGCATTCGCGTTTCTCAACTGAACGCAAACGACACACGTATTGTCTTAGATTTAGCACCAGGGACTATTTTTAATCCCAAACAGATACAACTGCAACCTGTTTCCCGCAAAAACTCCACTCGCTGGGTGTTACGTCCGGTTATTTCTGGTAAAACTACTGCCGTGAAAGCAGGAAACTCCTCACCTTCAACCAAGAAACAACCTCAAACAGCTTATAAGTCACAGCCGCCGAGTAACTTACCCGTAACCACTACTAATCAACAACCGCCCTTACTTACAGTTCCGCCTCCATCCAACGAACTACCCTCAGCAATTATTACTAACTCAGGGCAGCCTTTTGTCACTGTACCCCCCCTAACTCCCAATACATCCTCTCAACAACCTGCTTTGAGTCTTCCCCCCCCTTCTTTCCCAAATCAGCCCAATAATTTGAATAATATTCCCCCTGTCGGGATATCGGAATTTCCAGTTCCAACAATCCCCAATGCTCCCGATCCCCAAATAATTGAGTTTGGTCAACCTCTTCCTAAAAATAGATAA
- a CDS encoding redoxin family protein has product MLPNHRGQRVPNVTFHTRKDNQWVDVTTDELFANKTVVVFSLPGAYTPTCSSTHLPGYNELAPVFKENGVDDIICISVNDAFVMNEWAKDQEAENVTLIPDGNGEFTEGMGLLVDKSDLGFGKRSWRYSMLVRDGVINQMFIEPEEPGDPFKVSDAETMLRYINPQAVKPELVSLFAKVGCPFCARAKTMLKEHGINYEEITLGKDITTRSLRAVTGATTVPQVFIDGKLIGGSEALEAYFAAK; this is encoded by the coding sequence ATGTTACCCAATCATCGAGGACAAAGAGTACCCAATGTCACGTTTCATACTCGCAAGGATAACCAGTGGGTGGATGTGACAACTGATGAATTGTTTGCTAATAAGACAGTGGTTGTCTTCTCTTTACCAGGTGCTTATACCCCGACTTGTTCATCAACTCATCTCCCTGGGTACAACGAATTGGCTCCGGTTTTCAAAGAAAATGGTGTCGATGATATTATCTGTATTTCTGTGAATGATGCTTTTGTGATGAACGAATGGGCCAAGGATCAAGAAGCAGAAAATGTCACACTTATTCCTGATGGTAATGGTGAATTTACTGAAGGCATGGGTCTATTAGTAGATAAATCAGACTTGGGGTTTGGGAAGCGATCGTGGCGCTATTCTATGCTGGTGAGAGATGGTGTAATTAACCAGATGTTTATTGAACCAGAGGAGCCAGGAGATCCCTTTAAAGTGTCCGATGCTGAGACAATGCTCAGATACATCAACCCCCAAGCAGTGAAGCCCGAACTCGTTTCCCTGTTTGCGAAAGTTGGTTGTCCCTTCTGTGCGCGCGCTAAGACGATGCTCAAGGAACATGGCATTAACTATGAAGAAATTACCTTGGGCAAGGATATCACCACACGCTCGTTACGAGCGGTTACAGGTGCTACAACAGTTCCTCAAGTGTTTATCGATGGTAAATTAATTGGTGGTTCTGAAGCATTAGAAGCTTACTTCGCTGCTAAATAG
- a CDS encoding phosphatase PAP2 family protein produces MEKVKTANQESQSPLDFLKNLLIARWRSLLLLLIGVYLPLQVFEILTVKIWENQAGLPWDVPILLTVHSTANPQLDVLAVTLAIIGLPWMAIPILGAIALILLLQKRWRSLAYLLTASLGSVIINRTAKQLMHRVRPQLWESIAPEYSFAFPSGHAMTSITLVAILLFLTWASSWRWLVLILGSLYIIAIAWCRLYLGVHFPSDILAGWMVALGWTIGVSLIIKPHSTKAQSVDGERPEDETTLLPEERKLIAEE; encoded by the coding sequence ATGGAAAAAGTGAAAACAGCTAACCAAGAGAGTCAGTCGCCGCTTGATTTTCTCAAAAACTTGTTAATTGCTCGTTGGCGATCGCTCTTACTGCTGTTGATAGGAGTATATTTACCTTTGCAGGTATTTGAAATCCTGACAGTGAAGATATGGGAGAATCAAGCAGGCTTACCGTGGGATGTGCCTATTTTGCTAACAGTCCATTCTACAGCCAACCCACAGTTAGATGTTTTAGCTGTCACCCTCGCTATAATTGGGTTGCCTTGGATGGCGATACCGATTTTAGGTGCGATCGCACTCATCTTACTACTTCAAAAACGCTGGCGATCGCTAGCTTATTTACTTACTGCTTCATTGGGAAGTGTCATTATCAACCGCACAGCGAAGCAATTAATGCATCGAGTACGTCCACAATTGTGGGAATCTATTGCACCTGAGTATAGTTTTGCATTTCCTAGTGGTCATGCCATGACGAGTATAACTCTGGTAGCAATTTTGCTATTTTTAACTTGGGCTAGTTCCTGGCGCTGGTTGGTTCTCATACTCGGCAGCTTATATATCATCGCTATTGCCTGGTGTCGTCTTTATCTGGGAGTTCATTTTCCTAGTGACATTCTCGCAGGTTGGATGGTTGCATTAGGTTGGACAATTGGCGTCAGTCTAATTATCAAACCCCATAGTACTAAAGCCCAATCTGTAGATGGCGAACGTCCTGAGGATGAAACTACCTTACTCCCAGAAGAAAGAAAGTTGATCGCTGAGGAGTAA
- a CDS encoding alpha/beta fold hydrolase, whose translation MQPSAVAKTTNLTASPSQFYRWQNYRCAYEVHQPINTTSEGVPLLLIHPIGVGLSRQFWQRFCREWYDQGQRNSIYNPDLLGCGESDMPHLAYTPSDWAEQLRYFLQEVVQKPVIIVVQGALLPVAIQLVQKESNLIAGLVLSGPPAWALMTNKPPKWQEKFLWNVLDSPFGSPFYRYARTPKFLRSFSTRQLFASENAVDAEWLNTLLAGAENLASRHAVFSFLAGFWRDDYTSFIASIGQPTLTVVGETASSISQDNKKETPDERLAHYLACFPQSQGIKINGRNVLPYESTTEFVAAIAPFVNEVS comes from the coding sequence ATGCAACCATCTGCTGTAGCAAAAACAACCAATTTAACAGCATCTCCTAGCCAGTTTTATCGTTGGCAGAATTATCGTTGTGCCTACGAAGTTCATCAACCAATTAATACAACATCTGAGGGCGTTCCCTTACTGCTAATTCATCCAATTGGCGTTGGATTATCGCGGCAATTTTGGCAGCGATTTTGTCGCGAGTGGTATGATCAAGGTCAACGAAATTCGATTTACAACCCTGATTTACTAGGATGTGGTGAAAGTGATATGCCTCATCTGGCTTACACTCCTAGTGATTGGGCAGAACAGTTGCGATACTTTTTACAAGAAGTAGTGCAAAAACCTGTAATTATAGTAGTACAAGGCGCTTTATTGCCAGTTGCAATCCAATTAGTCCAAAAGGAATCAAATTTAATTGCCGGACTGGTACTTTCTGGGCCGCCAGCGTGGGCTTTGATGACAAATAAACCACCAAAATGGCAAGAAAAATTTCTTTGGAATGTGTTAGATTCGCCTTTTGGAAGTCCTTTTTATCGCTATGCACGCACCCCAAAATTTTTACGTTCTTTCTCAACTCGTCAACTCTTTGCTTCTGAGAATGCTGTGGATGCAGAGTGGTTAAATACATTGCTTGCAGGGGCAGAAAATCTTGCTAGTCGCCATGCAGTGTTTTCTTTTTTAGCAGGGTTTTGGCGAGATGATTATACTAGTTTTATTGCCTCTATTGGGCAACCAACATTAACAGTTGTGGGGGAAACTGCATCGAGTATTAGCCAAGACAATAAAAAAGAAACGCCAGATGAACGTTTGGCTCACTACCTTGCTTGTTTCCCTCAATCTCAAGGTATAAAAATAAATGGGCGTAATGTTTTACCTTATGAATCAACTACTGAATTTGTAGCAGCGATCGCTCCATTCGTTAATGAAGTTTCTTAG
- a CDS encoding cation:proton antiporter, translating into MHIVVLVLVEVLIVIGLSRLVGLGFRSIKQPLVIGEIVAGIMLGPSLLGLVAPHLAVTLFPPETFPFLNVLSQVGLIFFMFLIGLELNPKYLGGQLEVAVLTSHVSILMPFSLGTLLAVVLYPLVSNASVSFTAFALFLGAAMSITAFPVLARIITENNLQGTRLGTLALTCAAVDDVTAWCLLAVAIAVARTGNFAGAIPTIIASIVYIGLMLTVGRWFLQRLAKHYLRAGRLSQLLLAGIYMGVVASALITELIGIHLIFGAFLLGAAMPKNEDLVRELAVKTEDFVLIFLLPIFFAYSGLRTEIGLLNRPELWFLCALVLGVAIAGKYIGTYVAARVSGISKREASALGWLMNTRGLTELIVLNIGLELGVISPLIFTMLVIMALVTTFMTSPLLEWTYPKKLIRLDVIEPELEAETATSATDADTYIRPYRILVPVANPSTQKGLLQLAVSIALNSRHPAVVNPLSLIEFEEDYAFESTPVEADRLIAQRRQQLEELINTLEPLETRSHVHPIVRISSNVARETAQIAALEQVDLILLGWHRPAFSSNRLGGRVGQLLSTAPVDVAVFVDRGSDRLESMLVPYSANIHDDLALILALRLLINHETCTLQILHVLPDNRLKDELNYELDIMMEQLPSSVRDRIEIKIVQALEAIQTVVEASKNVDLTIAGTSRTWGIERQTLGRYTDQLAIQCCSSLLITRRYSQVTAHLASMLPDISSQEPTLRN; encoded by the coding sequence ATGCACATAGTTGTTCTCGTTCTGGTTGAGGTGCTGATTGTTATTGGACTTTCACGCCTAGTAGGGCTAGGATTTCGTTCTATTAAGCAACCGCTGGTAATTGGTGAAATTGTTGCCGGAATTATGCTCGGCCCATCTTTACTTGGTTTAGTTGCTCCCCATCTAGCAGTTACCTTGTTTCCACCAGAAACTTTTCCTTTTCTCAATGTTTTGTCTCAGGTGGGACTAATATTTTTCATGTTTTTGATTGGGCTAGAACTAAATCCCAAATACCTCGGCGGACAATTAGAAGTAGCAGTTTTAACTTCTCATGTCAGCATTTTGATGCCGTTTTCTCTGGGAACATTGCTAGCGGTGGTACTTTATCCCCTAGTTTCCAATGCAAGTGTATCTTTTACCGCCTTTGCTTTGTTTTTAGGGGCTGCGATGTCGATTACTGCCTTTCCAGTGTTGGCGCGAATCATTACTGAAAACAATTTACAAGGAACGCGTTTAGGAACGTTGGCGTTAACTTGTGCAGCAGTGGATGATGTGACAGCTTGGTGTTTGTTAGCAGTAGCGATCGCAGTTGCTCGGACTGGCAACTTTGCTGGTGCTATACCCACAATTATTGCCAGTATAGTTTACATCGGCTTGATGTTGACGGTGGGACGTTGGTTCCTGCAACGCCTTGCCAAACACTACCTCCGTGCAGGACGACTCAGCCAATTACTGCTAGCTGGGATTTATATGGGTGTGGTTGCGTCAGCACTAATCACCGAACTAATTGGGATTCACTTAATTTTTGGGGCATTTTTACTGGGAGCAGCCATGCCCAAAAATGAAGATTTAGTGCGGGAATTGGCAGTAAAAACGGAAGATTTTGTCCTGATTTTCTTGTTGCCAATCTTTTTTGCCTACAGTGGTTTACGAACAGAGATTGGCTTGCTCAACCGTCCCGAATTGTGGTTTTTGTGTGCGTTGGTTTTAGGAGTAGCGATCGCAGGCAAGTATATTGGTACTTATGTAGCAGCTCGTGTCAGTGGCATTAGTAAACGGGAAGCCTCGGCACTGGGTTGGTTAATGAATACTCGCGGCTTGACCGAACTTATAGTACTAAACATTGGTTTAGAGTTAGGGGTAATTTCCCCTTTAATATTTACCATGCTGGTAATTATGGCATTGGTAACTACATTCATGACCTCGCCATTGCTGGAATGGACATATCCGAAGAAGCTGATCAGGTTAGATGTAATAGAACCAGAGTTGGAAGCAGAAACAGCTACAAGCGCTACTGATGCCGACACTTACATTCGTCCCTACCGAATTTTAGTGCCTGTGGCTAATCCGAGTACCCAAAAAGGCTTGCTACAGTTGGCAGTCAGCATTGCTCTTAACTCTCGACATCCCGCCGTGGTTAACCCTCTGAGCCTGATTGAATTTGAAGAAGATTATGCCTTTGAAAGTACACCAGTTGAAGCAGACCGATTAATTGCCCAGCGCCGTCAGCAGCTAGAAGAATTGATTAATACTCTCGAACCGCTAGAAACACGCTCTCATGTGCATCCCATCGTTCGCATATCTAGCAATGTCGCACGGGAAACTGCACAGATAGCCGCACTAGAGCAAGTTGATTTAATTCTGCTAGGATGGCATCGCCCAGCTTTTAGTAGCAATCGTTTAGGTGGAAGAGTCGGTCAACTTCTCAGCACTGCACCAGTGGATGTAGCAGTATTTGTAGACCGGGGAAGCGATCGCTTAGAAAGCATGTTAGTGCCTTATTCTGCCAATATCCATGATGATTTAGCCCTGATTTTAGCCCTCAGACTGCTAATCAATCATGAAACTTGTACGTTGCAGATTTTACATGTATTACCCGACAATCGCCTCAAAGATGAATTGAATTATGAGTTGGACATCATGATGGAGCAATTACCGAGTAGTGTACGCGATCGCATAGAAATCAAAATTGTCCAGGCTCTAGAGGCAATCCAAACAGTAGTCGAAGCCTCAAAAAATGTAGACTTGACAATTGCTGGTACTAGCCGCACTTGGGGTATCGAGCGTCAAACCTTGGGAAGATATACGGATCAACTAGCCATCCAATGTTGCTCCTCTCTACTGATTACCCGTCGCTACAGTCAAGTCACCGCTCATCTAGCTTCCATGCTTCCTGACATTAGCAGTCAAGAGCCAACACTGAGGAATTAA
- a CDS encoding cation:proton antiporter: MSNFDLVIRLFLQLTVILATCRIVTILGRRYLGQTDVVCEMIAGVMLGPSLLGLIAPDFQQWLFPKLPIITAVGLKIPNPSMSILYAISQIGLVIYMFLIGLEFNTKLLKHHIKSASLLSAAGIITPFILGAIASFWFYHNGDFFQPKVTPWSAALYLGASMTITAFPMLARILYERGLAQTRFGTLALGAASVDDGVAWCLLAIVLASVKNSLSIAILAIGGGICYVLFAIFLGQPLLKAFTRMTKRDTGVNRQTLTLMLIILMFCAWFTDVTGIYAIFGAFVLGAVTPRGEFAQQIRHYTEFLTSSFLLPIFFVFSGLNTQIGLVNTPTLWGITLLIIAIAILGKGVACMLAAKLGGENWRESATIGALMNARGLMELIILNIGLEQGIITPTLFTIMVIMAVITTLMASPLIAFLLHGTSYEKSSI, translated from the coding sequence ATGTCAAATTTTGATCTGGTTATTAGGCTATTTCTACAACTCACAGTTATTTTAGCTACTTGTCGCATTGTCACTATTTTAGGACGCCGCTATCTTGGTCAAACTGATGTTGTTTGCGAAATGATTGCAGGTGTAATGCTAGGGCCATCACTTTTAGGATTGATTGCACCAGATTTTCAGCAATGGCTGTTTCCTAAGCTGCCGATCATTACTGCTGTCGGACTCAAGATACCCAATCCATCAATGTCGATTTTATATGCTATTAGCCAGATTGGGTTGGTAATTTATATGTTTTTAATTGGTTTAGAGTTCAACACTAAACTGTTAAAACATCATATCAAAAGTGCAAGTTTGCTATCTGCTGCTGGGATTATCACTCCTTTTATTTTAGGAGCGATCGCATCTTTTTGGTTTTATCACAATGGTGATTTCTTTCAACCAAAAGTAACGCCGTGGTCAGCCGCGCTGTATCTGGGTGCATCGATGACAATTACGGCTTTTCCCATGTTAGCTCGCATTCTTTACGAACGCGGTCTTGCACAAACCCGCTTTGGTACTTTGGCTTTGGGTGCAGCATCGGTAGATGATGGAGTTGCCTGGTGTTTACTAGCGATCGTGCTTGCTAGCGTCAAAAATTCTCTGAGCATTGCCATATTAGCAATTGGTGGTGGCATTTGCTACGTGCTGTTTGCAATTTTTCTCGGTCAACCTCTACTGAAAGCGTTCACACGGATGACGAAACGCGATACAGGTGTGAATAGACAAACCCTGACTTTAATGTTGATAATTTTGATGTTTTGTGCATGGTTTACCGATGTCACAGGCATCTATGCAATATTTGGTGCTTTTGTGTTGGGAGCAGTGACACCACGGGGAGAATTCGCCCAGCAAATTCGCCACTATACGGAGTTTTTAACTAGTTCTTTTTTGTTACCGATATTTTTTGTCTTCTCTGGACTGAATACTCAAATTGGATTGGTAAATACACCTACTTTGTGGGGAATTACGCTCTTAATTATTGCGATCGCAATTCTCGGTAAAGGTGTTGCTTGTATGCTGGCTGCAAAATTGGGCGGGGAAAATTGGCGAGAATCAGCAACTATCGGCGCTCTGATGAATGCTCGTGGTTTGATGGAGTTAATCATCCTGAATATTGGTCTAGAACAAGGTATAATTACGCCAACTTTATTCACTATAATGGTTATTATGGCAGTCATTACTACCCTGATGGCATCACCACTGATTGCTTTTTTATTGCACGGTACAAGCTATGAAAAATCTTCCATTTAA
- a CDS encoding ABC transporter permease has product MISQRALLSGKRFKTSQLQIFLADSLTIFWGDWLDLRVRILPVAASGLISPLIYILAFGLGLGSSIKPGSGISGSYNNYLEFILPGMVALSSMTVSFAGTTFSICGDRLFTKTFEELLLTPIHPLALYIGKMLAGVVRGLMTSGSVILVALLLTGNWNFINPLFLLLVTLNCSVFAGLGVIVGLSVRSLESVGLYNNFIIIPMSFLGATFFDPATLPPTFKVLVYLLPLTYASMGLRAVAHLPLSQFPWYSIPILLVVAIALSLWGGYKFAHQQD; this is encoded by the coding sequence GTGATATCTCAAAGAGCGCTACTTTCGGGCAAGAGGTTCAAAACTTCGCAACTGCAAATCTTCCTAGCTGATAGTCTGACTATTTTTTGGGGAGATTGGTTAGATTTACGTGTGAGAATCTTACCAGTTGCAGCATCAGGCTTAATATCTCCACTGATCTATATTTTAGCTTTTGGCTTGGGTTTGGGTAGTTCTATCAAACCAGGTTCAGGAATTAGTGGTAGCTATAACAACTATTTGGAATTTATATTACCGGGCATGGTAGCGCTCTCGTCAATGACGGTTAGCTTTGCTGGAACGACATTTTCCATTTGTGGAGACAGATTATTTACCAAAACCTTTGAGGAATTGTTGTTAACTCCCATACATCCCTTAGCGTTGTATATCGGTAAAATGCTGGCGGGAGTCGTGCGGGGGTTGATGACTTCTGGTTCGGTGATTTTGGTAGCGCTGCTTTTGACTGGAAACTGGAATTTTATCAACCCACTATTTCTGCTGTTGGTGACGCTGAATTGTTCCGTATTTGCTGGATTAGGGGTGATTGTGGGGTTGAGTGTGCGATCGCTCGAATCAGTCGGACTCTACAACAATTTTATCATTATCCCCATGTCATTCTTAGGAGCGACTTTCTTTGACCCAGCGACATTACCACCGACTTTCAAAGTCTTAGTTTACCTGTTGCCACTAACCTACGCCAGCATGGGATTGCGTGCAGTTGCTCATTTACCCTTATCCCAATTTCCTTGGTACAGCATACCGATTTTGCTGGTGGTTGCGATCGCTCTTTCGCTGTGGGGTGGTTATAAATTTGCTCATCAACAGGATTAA